The Mercenaria mercenaria strain notata chromosome 10, MADL_Memer_1, whole genome shotgun sequence genome contains a region encoding:
- the LOC123560108 gene encoding uncharacterized protein C53C9.2-like — protein sequence MLCPLSLQMSDKPKKKFSKKQLRAGNGFIHQMAATNKFATQSGMAPFGAVRHGRDIAADDSDSRGQGVLTKVAATHIYASQKGMSAFGAVRHGKDIAADESDQRGQGVLTKVAETNIFASQKGMTPFGAVRHGKDITADESDLRGQGVLTKVAETNIFASQKGMTPFGSVRHGKDIKADDMDARSQGVLTKVAETNIFASQKGQTAFGAVRHGGDIKVTELWDEVDGDYPTDEEDEVKVSESQKRREARAAESAKENVAAPVQPEPEPEPEPEPEPEPVAEPEPEADDGDDGGFAW from the coding sequence ATGTTATGCCCTCTTTCGCTACAGATGTCTGACAAGCCAAAAAAGAAGTTTTCCAAGAAGCAACTCCGTGCCGGCAATGGATTCATTCACCAGATGGCTGCCACCAATAAGTTTGCCACCCAGAGCGGTATGGCCCCATTTGGAGCCGTGAGGCATGGTCGAGATATCGCCGCCGATGACTCTGATTCTAGAGGTCAAGGAGTACTTACCAAGGTCGCAGCTACCCACATCTACGCTTCACAAAAGGGAATGTCAGCTTTTGGGGCAGTACGACACGGAAAAGATATAGCTGCAGATGAATCCGACCAGAGAGGCCAGGGCGTTCTTACAAAAGTTGCAGAAACCAATATTTTCGCTTCACAGAAGGGGATGACACCGTTTGGTGCTGTTAGACATGGTAAAGATATCACAGCTGACGAATCAGATTTGAGGGGTCAGGGAGTACTCACAAAAGTagcagaaacaaacatttttgcatCGCAGAAAGGAATGACTCCATTTGGATCCGTTAGACACGGTAAAGACATTAAAGCTGATGATATGGACGCACGAAGTCAAGGTGTGTTGACCAAAGTTGCCGAAACAAATATATTTGCCTCCCAGAAAGGACAAACCGCGTTTGGAGCAGTCAGACACGGCGGAGATATCAAGGTTACAGAACTGTGGGACGAAGTTGATGGCGATTATCCAACTGATGAAGAAGATGAGGTTAAGGTCTCAGAAAGCCAGAAACGCCGTGAAGCCAGAGCAGCCGAAAGTGCAAAAGAGAATGTTGCTGCACCTGTGCAGCCGGAACCAGAGCCTGAACCAGAGCCTGAACCGGAACCGGAACCAGTTGCCGAACCAGAACCTGAAGCAGACGATGGAGACGATGGTGGTTTCGCGTGGTAG
- the LOC123560106 gene encoding calponin homolog OV9M-like encodes MEQTGEKKKRRWTKKQLRASQGMLTQQAKTNIYASQSGTTGFGAVRHGADIRADDQDKTGEGVLTQQAATHIYASQKGMTGYGSVRHGADIRSDDCCQEGHGMLTQQAETNIYASQKGMRGYGAVRHGADIRIKELYEEGDDDEYPTDEEEEKKIAPPRRSPRVEQPVVSEPEPEVNDETAADEEAE; translated from the coding sequence ATGGAACAAACAGGAGAAAAGAAAAAGAGAAGGTGGACAAAGAAGCAGCTTCGTGCGAGTCAGGGTATGCTTACACAACAAGCTAAAACTAACATATATGCTTCCCAAAGTGGTACGACCGGGTTCGGTGCCGTACGTCATGGCGCCGACATACGAGCAGACGATCAGGACAAAACGGGGGAAGGTGTCTTAACTCAGCAGGCAGCCACTCATATATACGCTTCTCAAAAGGGTATGACAGGATATGGTTCAGTTCGTCACGGAGCGGATATCCGGTCAGACGATTGTTGTCAGGAAGGTCACGGAATGCTCACGCAACAAGCGGAAACAAATATCTATGCGTCACAGAAGGGCATGCGTGGTTACGGAGCAGTAAGGCACGGTGCTGATATAAGAATAAAAGAGCTTTACGAAGAGGGCGATGACGATGAATACCCAAcagatgaagaagaagaaaaaaagatagCTCCACCGAGACGAAGTCCAAGAGTAGAGCAGCCGGTAGTTTCAGAACCGGAACCGGAAGTAAACGATGAAACAGCAGCAGACGAAGAAGCTGAATAA
- the LOC123561104 gene encoding calponin homolog OV9M-like, giving the protein MSKMTNMMNGTEEKPEKTKKKFSKKTLRQSDGFLTQQTGTNLYATQKGMRIGGVRHGADIRADDLDPTGNAELTQSAATNKFANQSGMRIGSVRHAADIRSDDIVPEGMQELSQAAATNKYATQAGMSFGSVRHAADIRADDICQEGNAMIIPQMGSNQFASQKGMTGFGSVRHAKDIQCDEICMESNATIGSQLGSNQFASQKGMTGFGAVRHAKDINVEEACLEGNATIGLQSGSNQFASQKGMRGMGALRMVSDIRCDDQDEQGKTVLTQSSATHIYASQKGMTGFGATRHGADVRCEDLDDRGKGQLSQQAETNIYASQKGMTGFGSTRHGADMHCEDLDDRGKGQLSQQAETNIYASQKGMTAIGALRHCSDIRADDASLEGLAVLTLQTGTNKFASQKGMTAIGAVRGIADRRIKPLWDEGDSDEYPTDEEDEPKPEPVRKRSSFMTRPETLPKAEPESKPIPEVEEEKQEENDEDATFTFSTD; this is encoded by the coding sequence ATGACCAACATGATGAACGGAACAGAAGAAAAACCCGAAAAGACTAAGAAGAAGTTCTCAAAGAAGACACTGAGACAAAGTGATGGGTTCCTCACTCAACAAACGGGTACTAATCTGTATGCCACACAGAAAGGCATGCGGATTGGCGGCGTTCGTCACGGCGCAGATATTCGTGCAGATGACCTTGACCCAACTGGAAATGCGGAACTTACACAATCGGCAGCAACTAATAAATTTGCCAACCAGTCTGGTATGCGAATTGGGTCAGTACGACATGCTGCAGATATTCGTTCCGACGACATTGTACCTGAAGGTATGCAGGAGCTAAGCCAGGCGGCGGCCACGAATAAATACGCCACGCAGGCCGGTATGAGTTTCGGGTCCGTAAGGCACGCAGCGGACATCAGAGCTGACGATATATGCCAGGAAGGAAACGCCATGATTATACCACAGATGGGTTCAAACCAGTTTGCTTCCCAGAAAGGAATGACAGGATTCGGGTCCGTACGTCATGCTAAGGACATACAATGTGATGAAATATGTATGGAAAGCAATGCGACGATTGGGTCTCAGCTTGGCTCAAACCAGTTCGCTTCCCAGAAAGGCATGACGGGTTTCGGGGCAGTGCGCCACGCAAAAGACATTAACGTTGAAGAAGCGTGCCTAGAAGGGAACGCAACCATTGGTCTTCAGTCTGGTTCGAACCAGTTTGCCAGTCAAAAGGGTATGCGTGGTATGGGGGCATTAAGAATGGTGTCTGACATCCGCTGTGATGATCAAGATGAACAAGGAAAAACTGTCCTAACACAGTCAAGTGCAACACATATTTATGCCTCACAGAAAGGTATGACAGGATTTGGAGCTACCCGCCATGGTGCTGATGTACGCTGCGAAGATCTTGATGACAGAGGCAAGGGCCAACTCTCTCAGCAAGCGGAAACCAATATATATGCCTCACAGAAGGGAATGACAGGATTTGGCTCTACCCGTCATGGGGCTGATATGCACTGCGAAGACCTTGATGACAGAGGCAAGGGCCAACTCTCTCAGCAAGCGgaaacaaatatatatgcctcccaGAAGGGAATGACGGCAATAGGCGCACTGAGGCATTGCTCAGATATCCGAGCAGATGATGCTTCGTTGGAGGGCCTGGCCGTGCTTACTCTTCAAACAGGAACGAATAAGTTCGCATCACAGAAGGGCATGACTGCTATTGGTGCTGTACGAGGTATCGCTGACAGACGGATTAAGCCATTATGGGACGAAGGTGATTCAGATGAATACCCGACAGACGAGGAGGACGAACCAAAGCCAGAGCCAGTTAGAAAGCGATCTTCGTTCATGACTCGTCCTGAAACACTTCCCAAAGCTGAACCTGAATCAAAACCTATACCGGAAGTGGAAGAGGAGAAACAGGAAGAGAACGATGAAGACGCGACTTTTACGTTTAGTACTGATTAA
- the LOC123560107 gene encoding protein unc-87-like codes for MEDPPSQKVHLRLQANPTGASGQKKRPKFTKEQLRAGQGFIGLQAGTNKGASQAGMTSFGAGRHIADIKVKELWEEDDDEQQAKKPEESSDQQTERKKKRWTKKQLRASQGLLTQQAKTNIYANQSGMTCYGAVRHGADIRADDQNKEGEVLLTQQAATHIYASQKGMRGYGSVRHGPDIRADDANAEGQGILTQQAATHIYASQKGMTGYGAVRHGPDIRADDIRPESNGQLTQVAETNIYASQKGMTGYGAVRHGADIRADDENQEGKAFLTQQAETNIYDSQKGMTCFGAVRHGKDIAIKELYEDEDEDYLTDPDEPVPPPKAERAAAPVAQQAQEEEEEE; via the exons ATGGAGGACCCTCCTTCTCAAAAAGTACACTTGCGTTTGCAGGCCAACCCAACAGGTGCCTCAGGGCAGAAAAAGAGACCGAAGTTTACAAAGGAACAATTACGAGCAGGACAGGGTTTCATAGGCCTACAGGCTGGAACTAACAAAGGCGCTTCACAGGCTGGCATGACGTCTTTCGGGGCTGGAAGACATATTGCCGACATAAAAGTTAAGGAACTATGGGAAGAAGACGACGATGAACAACAGGCTAAGAAACCTGAGGAATCTTCT GATCAGCAGACCGAGAGGAAGAAGAAGAGATGGACGAAGAAGCAACTTCGGGCCAGCCAAGGTCTCCTCACCCAACAAGCTAAGACAAACATTTACGCCAATCAGTCTGGTATGACATGTTATGGTGCGGTAAGACACGGTGCCGACATTCGTGCTGACGATCAAAACAAAGAAGGGGAAGTACTGTTGACACAGCAAGCCGCTACCCATATCTATGCCTCACAAAAGGGTATGAGAGGATACGGTTCAGTCCGCCACGGCCCTGACATAAGAGCCGACGACGCTAATGCCGAAGGTCAGGGAATACTCACTCAACAGGCCGCTACACATATCTATGCCTCACAGAAGGGCATGACCGGATACGGTGCTGTCCGCCATGGCCCAGATATAAGAGCTGACGACATCCGCCCTGAGAGCAACGGCCAGCTGACGCAAGTTGCCGAAACCAACATCTATGCCTCTCAGAAGGGAATGACTGGGTATGGAGCCGTACGCCACGGTGCTGATATCCGTGCCGATGATGAAAACCAAGAAGGCAAGGCTTTCCTCACCCAGCAAGCCGAGACAAATATCTACGACTCGCAGAAGGGCATGACATGCTTTGGTGCGGTGAGACACGGCAAGGATATTGCGATTAAGGAGTTGTACGAGGATGAAGATGAAGATTACCTTACCGACCCCGACGAGCCGGTACCACCACCGAAAGCAGAAAGGGCCGCCGCTCCTGTCGCACAACAAGCGCAAGAGGAGGAAGAAGAAGAATAA